From the Bdellovibrio reynosensis genome, one window contains:
- a CDS encoding L,D-transpeptidase family protein encodes MKLIVFVLFSLITTFAMISEANTKRDYLNVVDFLNIDDMRQTMLAAGEHGLDPKKYWTDAMEDFYWQGGAWSPQLKDRANENYLTLLQHISMGVVNPEDVGVDVKMDKKGFITAKQLQVLMLAHGTRAQPLLNGMAPKTPQYLGLKEALRKISVQCNPTTWPTLPSLKKEVRLNQRNPALPAIKERMRQYGYRIYTTDDLMDNATVDAVKDIQEMLKLRGDGILSNDGKTFRYLDQGCEERLAKIRMDMEKMRWFPQQFDDRYIFVNLAMSYFTLIDKTGEKPYTMSFRTINGRKERKSPTMVDKIVYVVINPFWVVPPTIFREDKVEDIKKLQPWEISEYFSSKNYEVWNSSFTQRVDPTTIDWWNLNTNDDDQYFIRQKPHTGNALGVLKFMMTNSFAIYLHDTNMRELFVENQRLLSSGCVRVEKPLDLAEYLLMGTPWTREVIDRYTAKPGEVLEAETRVALKSPVPVYMAFLTSAMNSDGVIRFVDDDYRQNARIERLGNW; translated from the coding sequence ATGAAACTCATAGTGTTTGTCCTGTTTTCGCTAATCACAACTTTTGCGATGATTTCTGAGGCTAATACCAAAAGAGATTATTTAAATGTCGTCGACTTTCTAAATATCGATGACATGCGCCAGACGATGCTGGCGGCAGGCGAACACGGCTTAGACCCCAAGAAATATTGGACCGACGCCATGGAGGACTTTTACTGGCAGGGAGGGGCTTGGAGTCCCCAACTTAAAGATCGCGCCAATGAAAATTATCTGACTCTTCTGCAACACATATCAATGGGAGTGGTGAATCCTGAAGATGTGGGTGTCGATGTGAAGATGGACAAAAAAGGATTCATCACCGCAAAACAACTGCAAGTGTTAATGCTAGCACACGGTACAAGAGCGCAGCCTTTATTAAATGGAATGGCCCCTAAGACGCCACAATATTTAGGTTTAAAAGAAGCCCTTCGCAAAATTTCCGTTCAGTGTAATCCGACGACTTGGCCGACGTTGCCGTCGCTAAAAAAAGAAGTGCGCTTAAATCAAAGAAATCCCGCACTTCCTGCGATCAAAGAACGCATGCGCCAATATGGTTATCGTATCTATACGACGGATGATCTGATGGATAATGCGACCGTGGATGCGGTGAAAGATATTCAAGAAATGTTAAAATTGCGAGGGGATGGAATTCTTTCTAATGACGGAAAGACCTTCCGTTATCTTGATCAAGGATGTGAAGAACGCCTTGCTAAAATCCGCATGGACATGGAAAAAATGCGCTGGTTCCCGCAGCAGTTTGATGACCGCTACATCTTTGTGAATTTAGCGATGTCTTACTTTACCTTGATCGATAAAACGGGCGAAAAACCTTACACCATGTCCTTTAGAACAATCAATGGTCGTAAAGAACGTAAATCACCAACCATGGTGGATAAGATTGTGTATGTTGTCATCAATCCGTTCTGGGTCGTGCCTCCAACTATTTTCCGTGAAGATAAAGTGGAAGATATTAAAAAACTTCAGCCATGGGAAATCAGCGAATACTTCTCGTCTAAGAACTATGAAGTTTGGAATAGTTCTTTCACTCAACGGGTGGACCCAACAACGATTGACTGGTGGAACTTAAACACCAATGACGACGATCAATATTTCATTCGTCAAAAACCACATACAGGCAATGCTTTGGGAGTCCTAAAATTTATGATGACCAATAGCTTTGCGATCTACCTGCATGACACCAACATGCGTGAACTCTTCGTTGAAAATCAACGTCTGCTAAGTTCAGGCTGCGTGCGTGTAGAAAAACCTTTGGATCTTGCCGAGTACTTACTCATGGGAACTCCGTGGACCCGTGAGGTGATTGATCGTTACACTGCAAAACCTGGTGAAGTTTTAGAAGCTGAAACTCGTGTGGCTTTAAAATCGCCAGTACCGGTTTACATGGCCTTCTTAACTTCCGCTATGAACTCTGACGGCGTCATCCGTTTCGTTGATGATGACTACCGCCAAAATGCTCGTATTGAAAGACTTGGTAACTGGTAA
- a CDS encoding citrate synthase: MAEVNIYEGALDKGLEGVVACTTKISFIVGDSLTFRGYTIDDLAENSTFEEVTYLLWNDKLPTASELQAFSSELHKEMTLSPEMITVLKGIPTNVHPMAWLRTAVSLLAHWDKDANDNSPEANLRKSVRLTGKMTTLLCAFDAIRKGKDPVAPKAGQSIAWNMMYMLGGGKEPNAHHVKVMDTCLILHADHELNCSAFATRVTSSSLSDLHSAIVSAIGALKGPLHGGANEQVILMLQQIGTMDRAQQFVKDALAAKEKVMGIGHRVYKNGDPRARILRAMSEKLTKDAGIHHMYEMSTLIDDTMYKEKGLMPNVDFYSATVYFSMGIPTDLFTPIFAASRISGWCAHAFEQYANNRIYRPRGKWMGKEGLKWTPAADRK, encoded by the coding sequence ATGGCTGAAGTTAATATCTATGAAGGCGCTTTAGACAAGGGATTAGAAGGCGTTGTTGCATGTACAACTAAAATCTCTTTCATCGTTGGAGATTCTCTTACTTTCCGCGGTTACACGATTGATGACCTAGCGGAAAACTCAACTTTCGAAGAAGTTACTTACCTTCTTTGGAACGACAAACTTCCTACGGCTTCTGAACTTCAAGCTTTCAGTTCTGAACTTCATAAAGAAATGACTTTAAGCCCAGAAATGATCACGGTGCTTAAAGGTATCCCGACTAATGTTCACCCGATGGCTTGGTTGCGTACTGCGGTTTCTTTGTTAGCTCACTGGGATAAAGATGCTAACGACAACTCTCCAGAAGCAAATCTTCGTAAGTCAGTTCGTTTGACTGGTAAAATGACAACTCTTCTTTGCGCTTTTGATGCAATCAGAAAAGGTAAAGATCCAGTAGCTCCAAAAGCGGGCCAATCAATCGCTTGGAACATGATGTACATGCTTGGCGGCGGTAAAGAGCCTAACGCTCACCACGTGAAAGTAATGGACACGTGCTTGATCCTTCACGCTGACCATGAGTTGAACTGCTCTGCGTTCGCAACCCGCGTAACTTCATCTTCTCTTTCTGATTTGCACTCTGCGATTGTTTCAGCGATCGGTGCTTTAAAAGGACCATTGCACGGTGGTGCGAATGAACAAGTGATCTTGATGCTGCAACAAATCGGCACAATGGATCGCGCTCAACAATTCGTAAAAGACGCATTAGCAGCAAAAGAAAAAGTAATGGGTATCGGTCACCGCGTTTACAAAAACGGCGACCCTCGCGCTCGTATCTTGCGTGCTATGTCTGAAAAATTGACTAAAGACGCTGGTATCCACCACATGTACGAAATGTCGACTTTGATTGACGACACTATGTACAAAGAAAAAGGTTTGATGCCGAACGTGGATTTCTATTCTGCGACAGTTTACTTCTCTATGGGTATCCCAACAGATCTTTTCACTCCGATCTTTGCGGCTTCTCGTATCTCTGGCTGGTGTGCTCACGCGTTTGAACAATACGCGAACAACCGTATTTACCGTCCTCGTGGAAAATGGATGGGTAAAGAAGGTTTGAAATGGACTCCGGCTGCTGACAGAAAATAG
- a CDS encoding PP2C family protein-serine/threonine phosphatase, with product MANETDLKERISELEHELAVKEAELHRYRLELTKANTALEKLIHQISQELKLAQTLQKFLSPTELPNVQGFDFSTKFLPGTRSGGDYFDIFEHEDKLKFGILISSASGYSLSSLLLSVIIKISSQMEARRGLEADRVVALMAKEVVPHITNDDRASLFYAVVDRRSYEMQYCSVGVIDGFLQVYGQDSLVELLPTGPSLGKDFNTEPQSRKVQLNPRDRVILATEGLKMSQNSLGVNWGGHGISEAIMRAPKTGVHEVRNEILFANEKYTGKTDPVRDQTLIVTEVKDRVIKLAKN from the coding sequence ATGGCAAATGAGACAGATTTAAAAGAACGTATTTCAGAATTAGAACACGAGCTTGCAGTGAAGGAAGCAGAACTTCACCGCTATCGTTTAGAGTTAACGAAAGCCAACACGGCTTTAGAAAAACTTATTCATCAAATCAGCCAGGAACTTAAACTTGCGCAGACCTTGCAAAAGTTTTTATCTCCGACGGAATTACCCAATGTTCAGGGTTTTGATTTCAGCACCAAGTTTTTGCCAGGCACAAGATCGGGTGGTGATTACTTTGATATCTTTGAGCATGAAGATAAGTTGAAGTTCGGCATCCTTATTTCAAGTGCGAGTGGTTATTCACTTTCATCATTACTTCTTTCAGTAATCATAAAAATCTCATCGCAAATGGAAGCGCGTCGAGGTCTTGAAGCCGATCGCGTAGTAGCCTTGATGGCAAAAGAGGTGGTTCCTCATATTACCAACGACGACCGGGCTAGTTTATTCTATGCCGTCGTTGATCGACGCAGTTACGAAATGCAATACTGTTCCGTGGGAGTCATCGACGGCTTTTTGCAAGTGTACGGCCAAGATTCTTTAGTGGAGTTATTGCCGACGGGTCCGAGCCTAGGCAAGGATTTTAACACGGAGCCACAAAGCCGGAAGGTGCAGTTAAATCCCCGTGACCGAGTGATTCTAGCAACAGAAGGACTGAAAATGTCCCAAAATTCGCTAGGGGTAAATTGGGGAGGCCACGGAATTTCCGAGGCCATCATGCGGGCTCCTAAAACTGGGGTGCACGAAGTAAGAAATGAAATCCTTTTCGCCAATGAAAAGTACACTGGCAAAACGGACCCCGTCAGAGATCAGACTCTGATTGTCACTGAAGTAAAAGATCGCGTTATCAAACTGGCAAAAAACTAG
- a CDS encoding CARDB domain-containing protein, protein MKHLFLFLMSLLFVLPASAYQYWVCLDRDLKWETNTVHLRAGAVSFANASWQNALSTSVSRWNQNPSKFRYTLGFGDTGVRRGNGENEVWFSSDPDALDGAPAIAWTWYECIDYWIFGKTVKMTEVDVIFDVAEAYTPFVSNKSSLWEYGGSNRPFITTAIHELGHGLGLAHVNYTYNVMGSDWTHIHVNGSSARPYVGEDTSAGARHLYGNASPLIQDLSTTHWKYGSADGEYSDHVKTKVYTSTGGALATETINGETYYRVNAGQTVQVEFTFENSGASTQSSVPVGFYFSTNDLITTLDTKLRSIVLNLAPDFVHTRKDTVTIPSGLASGSLRWIGVIVDDTNSRSEVTETNNATYLPIKIN, encoded by the coding sequence ATGAAGCATCTTTTCTTGTTTTTGATGTCGTTGTTATTTGTTCTGCCAGCGTCGGCTTATCAATATTGGGTTTGTCTTGATCGCGATTTGAAATGGGAAACCAACACAGTTCATCTGCGCGCAGGTGCCGTCAGTTTTGCAAATGCAAGTTGGCAGAATGCTTTATCCACGTCGGTCAGTCGCTGGAATCAGAATCCCAGCAAGTTCCGCTATACTTTGGGTTTTGGTGATACGGGAGTTCGACGCGGTAATGGTGAAAATGAAGTGTGGTTTTCAAGTGATCCCGATGCTTTAGATGGTGCCCCAGCAATCGCGTGGACGTGGTATGAATGCATCGATTATTGGATCTTCGGTAAAACCGTAAAGATGACTGAAGTCGATGTCATCTTTGACGTCGCTGAAGCTTATACCCCTTTTGTTTCTAATAAAAGTTCGCTCTGGGAATATGGTGGCAGCAACAGACCTTTCATCACGACTGCTATTCACGAATTAGGTCACGGCTTGGGGTTGGCCCACGTAAATTACACGTATAATGTGATGGGCAGTGATTGGACACACATTCATGTGAATGGTTCGTCAGCGCGTCCTTATGTCGGTGAAGACACTTCCGCTGGCGCACGGCATCTTTACGGAAACGCCAGTCCCTTGATTCAAGACCTATCAACCACTCACTGGAAATACGGATCTGCGGATGGCGAATACAGTGATCACGTAAAAACCAAAGTTTACACGTCAACGGGTGGCGCCCTTGCGACAGAAACAATTAATGGTGAGACATATTATCGCGTAAATGCCGGGCAAACAGTTCAAGTGGAGTTTACTTTTGAAAATTCCGGAGCTAGCACCCAAAGCAGTGTGCCGGTGGGATTTTACTTCTCTACGAATGACTTGATTACAACTTTAGACACGAAGCTAAGAAGCATTGTTTTAAATTTAGCTCCGGACTTTGTTCACACACGCAAAGACACGGTGACTATTCCTAGTGGTCTTGCTTCAGGAAGTTTGCGATGGATTGGGGTGATTGTTGACGACACCAACTCGCGCAGTGAAGTTACTGAAACCAACAACGCTACTTACTTACCGATCAAGATCAACTAG
- a CDS encoding class I SAM-dependent methyltransferase codes for MSVVSVPVKELSLCVIAASPEALPKAQDWAQFFACPLNPLKPEDYFFHFHVEESRVYVRDREKRLLEIDFDENHLDYERKGHRGKNELVAKALGVAKGHRRILDLSVGLGIDSVFLTQLGFSVTGVERSPVLYALLKEAFAKTDKEYLKSYKLHHADALTFLKEQKGKLEIDAIYFDPMYPHKKKSALPKQEMVVFRDLVGHDDDAAEVLKEALTWPVQRVVVKRPIHAEELLPGVRHAYEGKVVRYDTYVVG; via the coding sequence GTGTCTGTGGTATCTGTACCTGTAAAAGAACTGAGTCTGTGTGTGATCGCTGCCAGTCCGGAAGCTTTACCGAAAGCTCAAGACTGGGCGCAGTTCTTTGCTTGTCCTTTAAATCCCCTAAAACCGGAAGATTACTTTTTCCATTTCCATGTAGAAGAATCCCGAGTTTATGTTCGTGATCGTGAAAAAAGGCTCTTAGAAATCGACTTTGATGAAAATCATCTGGATTACGAACGAAAAGGTCATCGCGGGAAAAATGAATTAGTAGCAAAAGCCCTGGGCGTAGCTAAAGGCCATCGTCGAATTTTAGATCTGTCAGTGGGCTTAGGTATTGATAGCGTGTTTTTAACCCAGCTTGGTTTTTCAGTGACAGGTGTTGAACGCTCACCGGTTTTATACGCGCTTTTAAAAGAAGCCTTCGCGAAAACTGATAAAGAGTATTTAAAGTCTTATAAACTTCACCATGCTGATGCGTTGACGTTCTTAAAAGAACAAAAAGGCAAATTAGAAATAGACGCGATTTATTTTGATCCGATGTATCCGCACAAGAAAAAGTCAGCTTTACCGAAACAAGAGATGGTGGTGTTTCGTGATCTAGTCGGTCATGACGATGATGCCGCTGAAGTTTTAAAGGAAGCGTTGACCTGGCCTGTGCAAAGGGTCGTAGTCAAAAGACCCATTCACGCTGAAGAACTTCTGCCAGGTGTTCGTCATGCTTATGAAGGAAAGGTAGTTCGTTATGATACTTATGTGGTTGGGTAG
- a CDS encoding prenyltransferase yields the protein MSDLVTLSKNSPEFESYLLGTFAKDKRALPVKTLNANSASETVTFRVVPVTSIERPNLMTLVTQTFKVRSFLLVLLPLFLVLTKNIADQTFLEPITASIATIGVLLAFVAVNLRNDYMDHMKGVDRVLIESGSRAIQKGWVTAAQVKSQSSLLLTLAVASSLPIVFAFPSVAMLIASGLFAGLWAQFKKADSFKYQIGGELVLFLLLGPLLTVGYQLAMGAPYDQESFWLGCVWGWLVLFIVHLRNFVNLMPSAQAGFTNTVTWLGFDKARRLIAVWWLLFILFNFVYHALFAGFYWGFYLSLVLLFVSINFIMKLKALSSPVGSDLKAVFRSGYYLFLIAIGLWIFECLWYLYL from the coding sequence GTGAGTGATCTGGTTACGCTTTCAAAGAACTCCCCAGAGTTTGAATCTTATTTATTGGGTACTTTCGCCAAAGACAAACGTGCTTTGCCTGTAAAAACCTTGAACGCCAATTCGGCGTCAGAGACAGTCACTTTCCGCGTGGTTCCTGTGACATCGATTGAGCGCCCCAACTTAATGACTCTTGTTACACAAACATTTAAAGTGCGCAGCTTCTTGTTAGTACTGTTGCCGCTATTCTTAGTCTTAACTAAGAACATTGCTGATCAAACCTTCCTAGAACCTATCACGGCAAGCATCGCAACCATCGGCGTGTTACTGGCATTTGTCGCGGTAAACTTGCGTAACGACTATATGGACCACATGAAAGGTGTTGATCGCGTGCTTATTGAAAGCGGCAGTCGCGCCATTCAAAAAGGTTGGGTCACAGCAGCCCAAGTGAAATCCCAATCAAGCTTGTTACTGACTTTGGCAGTCGCAAGTTCATTACCGATCGTTTTTGCTTTTCCTTCGGTCGCGATGCTGATCGCATCGGGGCTATTTGCAGGGTTGTGGGCTCAGTTTAAAAAAGCGGATTCGTTTAAATATCAAATCGGTGGGGAGCTGGTTTTATTTTTATTACTTGGGCCTTTATTGACTGTGGGCTATCAACTTGCCATGGGCGCCCCCTATGACCAAGAAAGTTTCTGGTTAGGTTGTGTTTGGGGCTGGCTGGTTCTTTTCATCGTGCACCTACGTAACTTTGTAAACCTTATGCCAAGCGCCCAAGCTGGTTTTACCAATACTGTGACGTGGTTAGGGTTTGATAAGGCCCGCCGTTTGATTGCGGTGTGGTGGCTATTATTTATTCTTTTTAACTTTGTTTACCATGCGCTGTTTGCAGGCTTTTACTGGGGCTTTTATTTATCGCTGGTGCTTTTATTTGTCTCTATCAACTTCATCATGAAACTTAAGGCACTTTCCAGTCCTGTAGGAAGTGATTTAAAAGCAGTGTTTCGCTCTGGCTATTATTTATTCCTAATCGCCATCGGCCTGTGGATATTTGAGTGTCTGTGGTATCTGTACCTGTAA
- a CDS encoding polyprenyl synthetase family protein produces the protein MQRSVIDLKVYDAKDFPAYLPKLNKLYDDLFAGGKGFRAKLIRMMGSNLSLDPKAELLLGQTIEFIHNASLLHDDLIDRSHLRRGKTAAWLKYTPEYAVLAGDYLLARVMVNLSGHGNIKLVQYTAEVISDLLEGEWLQDSVVGDFFVTLEQLDRIHNLKTASLFKWCIRAPFIAQERYDEELHRILEEMGTLLGQLFQRSDDLLDYDIRNDEGKAILGDLKSGYLNSFGAFVCKGLSRQDIDNIVKSKTLEEYYRSVGGKAHFDQKLLEFDEMNKGLIQMYNHHLERLKTFLKPGEEKLIDQLRPLTEILYWRRKPSS, from the coding sequence TTGCAGCGAAGCGTTATCGATCTTAAAGTCTATGATGCAAAGGATTTTCCAGCTTATCTGCCGAAGCTGAACAAGCTTTATGATGATCTTTTTGCTGGCGGCAAAGGTTTTCGCGCAAAACTGATCCGCATGATGGGTTCAAATCTTTCTTTAGATCCTAAGGCCGAGCTTCTATTAGGCCAAACCATCGAGTTCATTCACAACGCTTCTCTTTTGCATGACGATCTTATCGACCGTTCACATCTTCGCCGCGGTAAAACGGCGGCGTGGTTGAAATACACGCCAGAGTACGCCGTGCTTGCGGGTGATTACTTGCTAGCGCGCGTGATGGTGAACCTTTCTGGTCACGGCAATATCAAACTTGTTCAATACACAGCTGAAGTCATTTCCGATCTTTTAGAAGGGGAGTGGTTGCAGGATTCTGTTGTGGGGGATTTCTTTGTGACCCTTGAACAACTAGATCGCATCCATAACCTAAAAACAGCAAGCTTGTTTAAGTGGTGTATTCGCGCGCCTTTTATCGCGCAAGAACGCTACGATGAAGAGCTTCACAGAATTCTTGAAGAGATGGGAACACTTCTAGGTCAGTTGTTCCAACGCAGTGACGATCTTTTGGATTACGACATTCGTAACGACGAAGGTAAGGCGATCTTAGGTGATTTGAAATCCGGTTACTTAAACTCTTTCGGTGCGTTTGTATGTAAAGGCTTAAGCCGCCAAGACATCGATAACATCGTAAAAAGCAAAACCCTTGAAGAGTATTACAGAAGCGTTGGTGGCAAAGCCCACTTTGATCAAAAGCTTTTGGAATTTGATGAAATGAACAAAGGCTTGATCCAAATGTACAACCATCACTTGGAACGTCTTAAGACTTTCTTAAAACCAGGTGAAGAAAAACTCATCGATCAACTTCGTCCTTTGACAGAGATCCTTTACTGGAGAAGGAAGCCTTCGTCGTGA
- a CDS encoding acyl-CoA thioesterase, whose product MNQVFHSTKTITFRDSDPAGIMFFGNIFAFSHDAFEEFIVAAGYTYKEWFGQRDYLIPIRHTEADFLAPFFPGESYEVAATVASIGETSFKMKYVFSKKAKPHAVVSMVHAVVDGKTMQKTTLPPTMKTRLEKYLEQANP is encoded by the coding sequence ATGAATCAAGTCTTCCACAGTACAAAGACCATCACATTTAGGGATTCCGACCCGGCTGGCATCATGTTTTTTGGGAATATTTTCGCGTTTTCCCACGATGCCTTTGAAGAGTTTATCGTCGCCGCTGGTTACACTTACAAAGAGTGGTTTGGCCAACGGGATTATCTAATTCCTATTCGTCATACGGAAGCAGATTTTCTAGCGCCATTTTTTCCTGGCGAAAGTTACGAGGTGGCGGCGACTGTTGCTAGCATTGGTGAGACTTCCTTTAAAATGAAGTACGTGTTTTCTAAAAAAGCAAAACCCCATGCCGTCGTAAGTATGGTTCACGCCGTGGTGGACGGGAAAACTATGCAGAAAACGACTTTGCCGCCTACAATGAAAACTCGCTTAGAAAAATATTTAGAACAAGCAAACCCCTAG
- a CDS encoding YkgJ family cysteine cluster protein, producing MEEFKFTGKEWWREGVRFECTGSGKCCTSHGEFGFVYLSLEDRQRFAKYFKMRTADFTRKYCDKTGGIWHLKEDPKNTDCMFLKGKACGTYEARPTQCRTWPFWPEVMNAKSWAKDVKAFCPGVGRGELIPAERIEQQLREQIESEKGWGK from the coding sequence ATGGAAGAATTTAAATTCACAGGAAAAGAATGGTGGAGAGAAGGCGTGCGTTTTGAATGCACCGGCTCTGGTAAATGCTGCACTTCCCATGGCGAATTTGGTTTTGTTTATCTTTCGCTAGAAGATCGCCAGCGTTTTGCAAAATATTTTAAAATGCGCACGGCTGATTTTACTCGCAAGTATTGCGATAAAACGGGCGGCATTTGGCATCTTAAAGAAGACCCTAAAAACACGGACTGCATGTTCTTAAAAGGCAAAGCCTGCGGCACTTACGAAGCTCGTCCTACGCAATGTCGTACATGGCCGTTTTGGCCTGAAGTGATGAATGCAAAATCTTGGGCAAAAGACGTCAAAGCATTCTGCCCAGGTGTCGGCCGTGGGGAATTGATTCCTGCAGAGCGCATTGAACAACAACTTCGCGAACAAATCGAATCTGAAAAAGGCTGGGGAAAATAG
- a CDS encoding (2Fe-2S) ferredoxin domain-containing protein, whose protein sequence is MKQEENPWSKGIVLICTKCSKSISTKSLKEDGNTADNLKMYLKKSFKDSGDGGKVRVVTSSCLDLCIDETQAVTYCGVDGITETFAIHPEEDREKILQYLRNKISE, encoded by the coding sequence ATGAAACAGGAAGAAAATCCCTGGTCAAAAGGAATCGTTTTAATCTGCACGAAGTGCTCTAAATCCATCAGCACCAAATCTTTGAAAGAAGATGGCAACACTGCTGACAATTTAAAAATGTATTTAAAAAAATCTTTTAAAGATTCCGGCGACGGTGGAAAAGTTCGCGTTGTAACATCAAGCTGCCTTGATTTGTGTATTGATGAAACTCAAGCAGTCACCTACTGCGGCGTGGACGGAATTACAGAAACGTTCGCGATCCATCCAGAGGAAGACCGCGAAAAAATTCTTCAATATTTGCGTAATAAAATCAGCGAATAA